In one Candidatus Zixiibacteriota bacterium genomic region, the following are encoded:
- a CDS encoding putative Ig domain-containing protein yields the protein TTFPAGMTIDANGLVSWTPNDVGDFGVTIEASNAFGTDVQSFTIAVAGIAPIITSTPNENGVRNELYTYDVDASGYPAPTFALATAPGGMTIDAVSGLISWTPADLGDFAVVVEASNVAGTDVQSFSINVVEGDIAPIITSTPVTSVTVNQLYSYDVQASGNPAPTFALTVAPAGMTINATTGLIQWTPTVVGDYDVTVVATNGVAPDAVQSFTITVLGIAPTFTSTPITTGTYGVAYSYDADADGIPAPTFALATAPAGMTIDAISGLVSWTPDDVGDFDVTIEASNVAGTAVQSFSIAVAGIAPSFTSTPVLTGTYGVAYSYDADAAGYPAPTFALTTAPAGMTIDAISGLVSWTPDDVGDFGVTIEASNVAGTAVQSFTIAVAGIAPSFTSTPITSGTYGVAYSYDADADGYPAPTFALTTAPAGMTIDANGLVSWTPDDVGDFGVTIEASNVAGTAVQSFTIAVAGIAPTFTSTPITNAGFEVLYTYDADADGYPAPTFALTTFPAGMTIDAISGLVSWTPDDVGDFAVVIEAANAFGTDVQSFTVTVGGIGPVFTSTPVLTGTYGVAYSYDANASGYPVPTFALATAPAGMTIDAISGLVSWIPGDVGDFDVIIEATNDFGTAVQSFTIAVGGIAPSFTSTPVLTGDYGVAYSYDADADGYPAPTFALTTAPAGMTIDGAGLVSWTPDDVGDFDVTIEASNVAGTAVQSFTIAVAGIAPSFTSTPITSGTYGVAYSYDADADGYPAPTFALTTAPAGMTIDANGLVSWTPDDVGDFGVTIEASNVAGTAVQSFTIAVAGIAPSFTSSPVLTGDYGVLYTYDADAAGYPAPTFALTTAPAGMTIDANGLVSWTPDDVGDFGVTIEASNAYGTAVQSFTIAVAGIAPSFTSTAPLGGVVGELYTYDANADGYPAPTFALTTSPLGMTIDAVSGLISWTPDAEGLYDVVIEASNAFGSDVQSFTINVVAGPEAPVITSTPSTSVVVNQLYSYDVEATGNPGPTFALSVAPAGMTINATTGLIEWTPGTVGDFDVTVVASNGVDPDAVQSFTITVLGIAPAFTSTPVLTGTYGIAYSYDADADGIPAPTFALTTAPAGMAIDAISGLVSWTPDDVGDFGVTIEASNAYGTDVQSFTIAVAGIAPSFTSSPVLTGDYGVAYSYDADADGYPVPTFALATAPAGMTIDAISGLVSWTPDDAGDFDVIIEATNSAGTATQSFTITVGGIAPSFTSTPITSGTYGVLYTYDADASGYPAPTFALSTAPAGMTIDAVSGLISWTPDDAGDFDVVIEAANSSGTAVQSFTITVVGIAPSFTSTPVTAGTYGVLYTYDADADGYPTPTFALATAPAGMTIDAIGLVSWTPDDVGDFAVTIEASNAYGTDVQSFTIAVAGIAPSFTSSPVLTGTFGVAYTYDADADGYPAPTLALTAAPAGMTIDAAGVVTWTPADVGDFDVTIEASNAYGTAVQSFTITVGGTVPVISSTPILTGVAGELYAYDVDADGYPEATFALTTSPAGMTIDAISGLISWTPAAAGSYDVVVVASNSAGSDAQSFTIVVEAAPEAPVITSTPVTSAVIFDSYAYDVEATGYPTPTFALTTAPLGMTIDAATGLISWTADALGDFAVTVVAGNGVEPDAVQSFTITVSGIAPTFTSTPVVEGTVDELYSYDADADGYPEPTFALAYGPAGMTIDAATGLIEWTPTETGSFDVTIEAINDYGTATQEFTITVFSQFQPVTFLDQDPIYLKDVQDKILGVMLAGFDVSTVDVSSILVNYEVPPKDTPYDTVYAEYPLPVLKIPVGVMRFMSNWRPIKTTVQDTYVVSFTLLDGTPVELVGDVNIEIVPGDLTLDGIVNNDDISFMVDLLWNHGKYPTYEELADIDGNGKVDPIDLRVLIKLVY from the coding sequence TGACGACGTTCCCGGCTGGTATGACCATTGATGCCAACGGCCTGGTAAGCTGGACCCCGAACGATGTTGGTGACTTTGGTGTTACAATCGAAGCTTCCAACGCGTTTGGTACCGATGTCCAGAGCTTTACTATTGCTGTAGCTGGCATCGCTCCGATCATTACTTCGACACCGAACGAAAACGGTGTTAGGAATGAACTCTATACTTATGATGTTGACGCCAGTGGTTACCCGGCCCCGACGTTCGCTTTGGCGACCGCGCCGGGTGGCATGACCATTGACGCTGTTTCCGGTTTGATCTCGTGGACTCCCGCTGACCTTGGTGACTTCGCCGTTGTGGTCGAAGCCAGCAACGTCGCCGGTACGGATGTCCAGAGCTTCAGTATTAATGTGGTAGAAGGTGACATCGCTCCGATTATCACTTCTACGCCGGTTACCAGCGTAACTGTCAACCAACTTTATTCATATGACGTACAGGCCAGTGGTAATCCCGCCCCGACGTTTGCTCTCACTGTGGCTCCGGCCGGCATGACTATCAATGCCACTACCGGACTTATTCAGTGGACGCCGACCGTCGTTGGCGATTACGATGTAACCGTCGTCGCTACCAACGGCGTTGCTCCTGATGCTGTTCAGAGCTTCACGATCACCGTTCTGGGTATTGCCCCGACGTTTACGTCGACTCCCATTACCACCGGCACCTATGGCGTAGCTTATAGCTATGATGCCGATGCCGATGGCATCCCGGCCCCGACATTCGCTTTGGCGACTGCTCCGGCCGGTATGACCATTGACGCTATCAGTGGTCTGGTGAGCTGGACTCCGGATGATGTTGGTGATTTCGATGTCACAATCGAAGCCTCCAACGTCGCCGGTACCGCTGTCCAGAGCTTCAGCATAGCGGTTGCCGGCATTGCCCCGAGCTTTACCTCGACGCCGGTCCTGACTGGTACCTATGGTGTGGCTTACAGCTATGACGCCGACGCTGCTGGTTACCCGGCTCCGACGTTCGCTCTGACGACCGCCCCGGCCGGCATGACCATTGACGCTATCAGCGGTCTGGTAAGCTGGACCCCGGACGATGTTGGCGACTTCGGTGTTACTATCGAGGCTTCCAACGTTGCCGGTACTGCTGTCCAGAGCTTCACGATAGCGGTTGCCGGTATTGCTCCGAGCTTCACCTCGACGCCGATCACTTCCGGTACTTATGGTGTAGCTTACAGCTACGATGCCGACGCTGATGGTTACCCGGCTCCGACGTTCGCTCTGACGACCGCCCCGGCTGGCATGACCATTGATGCCAACGGTCTGGTAAGCTGGACCCCGGATGATGTTGGTGATTTCGGTGTTACAATCGAAGCTTCCAACGTTGCCGGTACTGCTGTCCAGAGCTTCACCATTGCCGTGGCTGGTATTGCTCCGACCTTTACTTCAACGCCGATCACGAATGCCGGCTTTGAAGTACTCTATACATACGATGCCGATGCTGATGGTTACCCGGCGCCGACGTTCGCTCTGACGACGTTCCCGGCTGGCATGACCATTGACGCTATCAGCGGTCTGGTAAGCTGGACGCCTGACGATGTTGGTGACTTCGCCGTAGTAATCGAAGCTGCCAACGCGTTTGGTACCGATGTCCAGAGCTTCACCGTCACCGTTGGCGGTATCGGTCCGGTCTTCACGTCGACACCGGTTCTGACCGGTACGTACGGCGTGGCGTACAGCTATGACGCTAATGCCAGTGGTTACCCGGTCCCGACATTCGCTTTGGCGACCGCTCCGGCCGGTATGACCATTGACGCTATCAGCGGTCTGGTAAGCTGGATCCCGGGCGATGTTGGTGATTTCGATGTCATCATCGAAGCCACTAACGACTTCGGCACGGCTGTCCAGAGTTTCACCATCGCGGTTGGTGGCATTGCTCCGAGCTTCACCTCGACGCCGGTTCTGACTGGTGACTATGGTGTAGCTTACAGCTATGACGCCGATGCTGATGGTTACCCGGCTCCGACGTTCGCTTTGACGACCGCCCCGGCTGGTATGACCATTGATGGCGCTGGTCTGGTAAGCTGGACTCCGGATGATGTTGGCGACTTTGATGTTACAATCGAAGCTTCCAACGTTGCCGGTACTGCTGTCCAGAGCTTCACGATAGCCGTTGCCGGTATTGCTCCGAGCTTCACCTCGACGCCGATTACTTCCGGTACTTATGGTGTAGCTTACAGCTACGATGCCGACGCTGATGGTTACCCGGCGCCGACGTTCGCTCTGACGACCGCCCCGGCTGGCATGACCATTGATGCCAACGGTCTGGTAAGCTGGACCCCGGATGATGTTGGTGATTTCGGTGTTACAATCGAAGCTTCCAACGTTGCCGGTACTGCTGTCCAGAGCTTCACGATAGCGGTGGCCGGTATTGCTCCGAGCTTCACCTCTTCGCCGGTTCTGACCGGTGACTATGGCGTGCTCTACACTTACGATGCCGACGCTGCTGGTTATCCGGCTCCGACGTTCGCTCTGACGACCGCCCCGGCTGGTATGACTATTGATGCTAACGGTCTGGTAAGCTGGACTCCGGATGATGTTGGTGACTTTGGTGTTACCATCGAAGCTTCCAACGCTTACGGTACTGCTGTCCAGAGCTTTACCATCGCCGTGGCTGGTATTGCTCCGAGCTTCACCTCGACGGCTCCTCTCGGTGGCGTCGTTGGTGAGCTTTACACTTATGATGCTAATGCCGATGGATATCCGGCCCCGACGTTCGCTCTGACGACTTCACCTCTCGGTATGACAATCGATGCGGTGAGTGGTCTGATCAGCTGGACGCCTGATGCTGAAGGTCTTTATGATGTCGTTATCGAGGCTTCCAACGCCTTTGGCAGCGATGTTCAGAGCTTCACCATCAACGTGGTTGCTGGCCCAGAGGCTCCTGTAATAACTTCGACTCCGTCGACCAGTGTTGTTGTCAACCAGCTTTACAGCTATGATGTGGAAGCTACCGGTAACCCGGGTCCGACGTTCGCTTTGAGCGTTGCTCCGGCCGGTATGACAATCAACGCTACGACCGGACTTATCGAGTGGACCCCAGGCACCGTTGGTGACTTTGATGTTACCGTGGTAGCCAGCAACGGTGTCGATCCTGATGCTGTTCAGAGCTTCACGATCACTGTGCTGGGTATTGCTCCTGCGTTCACTTCGACACCTGTTTTGACAGGTACTTATGGTATAGCTTACAGCTACGATGCTGATGCTGATGGTATCCCGGCTCCGACGTTCGCTTTGACGACCGCCCCGGCCGGCATGGCTATCGACGCTATCAGTGGTCTGGTAAGCTGGACGCCTGATGATGTTGGTGACTTTGGTGTTACAATCGAAGCTTCCAACGCTTACGGCACCGATGTCCAGAGCTTCACGATAGCGGTTGCCGGTATCGCTCCGAGCTTTACCTCCTCGCCGGTTCTGACTGGTGACTATGGTGTAGCTTACAGCTATGACGCCGACGCCGATGGTTATCCGGTTCCGACGTTCGCTCTGGCGACCGCCCCGGCTGGCATGACTATCGACGCTATCAGTGGTCTGGTAAGCTGGACTCCGGATGATGCTGGTGACTTTGATGTCATAATTGAAGCCACTAACTCCGCCGGAACCGCCACTCAGAGCTTCACCATCACGGTTGGTGGTATCGCTCCGAGCTTTACGTCCACTCCGATCACGAGCGGCACCTACGGTGTACTCTACACTTATGATGCCGATGCCTCTGGTTATCCGGCTCCGACCTTCGCTCTCTCGACCGCTCCGGCCGGCATGACCATTGACGCCGTGTCAGGTCTGATTTCCTGGACCCCGGATGATGCTGGTGATTTCGACGTCGTCATCGAAGCCGCTAACTCTTCCGGTACTGCTGTCCAGAGCTTCACCATCACGGTCGTTGGTATAGCCCCGAGCTTTACATCGACGCCGGTTACTGCCGGTACTTATGGTGTGCTCTACACTTACGATGCCGACGCTGATGGTTATCCGACCCCGACGTTCGCTCTGGCGACCGCCCCGGCTGGCATGACCATTGATGCTATCGGTCTGGTAAGCTGGACCCCGGACGATGTTGGTGACTTCGCCGTTACAATCGAAGCTTCCAACGCCTATGGCACCGATGTCCAGAGCTTCACGATAGCCGTTGCCGGTATCGCTCCGAGCTTCACCTCGTCGCCGGTTCTGACCGGCACCTTTGGTGTTGCTTACACTTACGATGCCGACGCTGATGGTTACCCGGCCCCGACGCTCGCTCTGACGGCCGCCCCGGCTGGCATGACCATCGACGCTGCCGGCGTGGTAACCTGGACGCCTGCTGACGTTGGTGACTTTGATGTTACAATCGAAGCTTCCAACGCCTACGGCACTGCTGTCCAGAGCTTTACCATCACCGTTGGTGGTACTGTTCCGGTCATTTCGTCGACACCGATTCTTACCGGTGTTGCCGGTGAACTCTATGCATACGATGTAGACGCTGATGGCTATCCCGAGGCTACGTTCGCTCTGACGACGTCGCCAGCCGGCATGACCATCGACGCTATCTCGGGTCTGATTTCGTGGACTCCTGCCGCTGCCGGCAGCTACGATGTGGTTGTCGTAGCGAGCAACTCCGCGGGCTCAGACGCCCAGAGCTTCACCATAGTGGTTGAGGCCGCTCCGGAAGCTCCGGTCATCACTTCGACTCCTGTGACCAGCGCGGTTATCTTTGACTCGTACGCGTACGATGTTGAAGCCACTGGTTACCCGACGCCGACGTTTGCTCTGACCACGGCTCCGCTCGGCATGACCATTGACGCCGCGACCGGTCTCATTTCGTGGACCGCGGATGCTCTCGGCGACTTTGCGGTGACAGTTGTGGCCGGCAACGGTGTTGAACCCGACGCTGTCCAGAGCTTCACCATAACCGTTTCGGGTATCGCTCCCACCTTCACCTCTACTCCTGTGGTAGAAGGTACGGTGGACGAGCTGTACTCGTACGATGCTGATGCCGATGGTTATCCGGAGCCAACATTCGCGCTGGCTTATGGCCCGGCGGGAATGACGATCGACGCGGCGACCGGCCTGATTGAGTGGACACCGACCGAAACCGGATCCTTTGACGTTACCATAGAAGCTATCAACGACTATGGCACTGCGACTCAGGAATTCACGATCACGGTATTCAGTCAATTCCAGCCCGTCACCTTCCTGGATCAGGATCCCATCTATCTTAAGGATGTGCAGGATAAGATCCTTGGCGTGATGCTTGCTGGATTCGACGTTAGCACTGTCGACGTTAGCTCGATACTCGTCAACTACGAGGTACCTCCGAAGGATACCCCGTATGACACGGTGTATGCCGAGTATCCGCTGCCGGTCTTGAAGATACCGGTTGGAGTCATGAGATTCATGTCCAACTGGAGACCTATTAAGACCACTGTTCAGGATACTTATGTCGTCAGCTTCACGCTGCTCGACGGTACTCCGGTCGAACTCGTCGGCGATGTGAACATCGAGATTGTACCCGGTGACCTCACTCTTGACGGGATAGTCAATAACGACGATATATCGTTCATGGTCGACCTGCTGTGGAATCACGGTAAATATCCGACCTACGAAGAGTTGGCCGATATTGACGGAAACGGCAAGGTTGATCCGATAGACCTGCGCGTTCTGATAAAGCTGGTCTATTAG